In Mytilus edulis chromosome 3, xbMytEdul2.2, whole genome shotgun sequence, the genomic window ttttagaaggtggaaggccttgatgcttcatactttgtataaaaATGCCTCACCATGTTAccaagtttccgtcagtcacatgtcccttgacaccattttcatggttcagtgaggCTACTTGAAAACATAGTCAAGTTAAGTTTTTTTGTAATGTGAAATTCTCAATCAGACGATACACTATTGAAACGTACATAGATTTTGTCAACTTTAAGGTAAAAATGTATAATCTTCACGGTCTCCATTCCTGCCAATCTGATAATTAAGGATATCTGAGACTATTATAACACTGAATATAGTAGTCTCAGAGGATAGATCAGGATAGTTATCAGccagtttattttttttccttttttgaaaaGAAGTCTACAAGAGTTGCAGTGGCGATAAATTATCAATCATACTTGTCTTGATAAAAATCACACAACAAGAGTatgtaaatcatttgattttcaGACTAGGAAAAATAAACTTAGGATAATGGGGCAAACATGTATCATCCAAGTTTTCATGGCTTTGACAAACGCATACAAAACGAAACAccacatttttttctatcaaatggaTGCGTCAACTCTTCTTCATCACCTGAATACTACACTGTCCGACTGCTTGGACTGCTGTAGTACTTTAATATAAGTATTAAAAGTCCCAGCTCAGAGTTACatcaaatatatgtataaaaaccGGATTTTATGCTTGATTATATCCGATACTGTTTTATATTTAGAGTTAAATGACAGATGGCGGGAAACTTTCCCTCGTTAATTCTTTAATTCAGAATTCTCGCAAGAATGTGAAGATTGATTTTTACCATAAAGTAGGTTAACAATTGTGTTACACTACAAGCTCACGAACTTCATAACTATTGCCATTCTTGTCAACAAAGTTGAAAAAGTCAGTAGACTAGTCCTTTTCTCAGCCTCAGctgcacaggcactcgtctcagaatttccccctatatacctttatcaggggcgtagctagaaagaaataATGTGCAagcaaccaaggatttgtatagtgagactATACAAATTATCCTTGTCAGGACTTATAaaaaattatgattgtaaaactATTAGTATTAATAAATTttctgaatagagtaatacataaacaacacacaTTTGTGATACCGAATTTACTCAAAATCGTCAAAAATATGCGcttcgggtctaggcagaaacaaacttctctattactttgtcaatattcacactgaaatacaGATGAATATGCAGTAACTGCATGTCGTTGTTCATTTTTTATCGtacttttgttttcaacatacgaATTACACTGATCGTTCTCCATGGTAGCACTCGcaagatgttataaaccagcttACATGTTCGGCATCGAGTGACCAAttaaattcgtcaaaattacatgccaggtcagtttcgtatgtctcagacaataATGAGATTTGTTCGTCTGTTATATTTCCTaaaacacgatgaagcagatacagcacaaagaagcgacTTTCTAATACTGGTActagacgcgactccactctccagttccctTATCATATGGTTTATGAATGCAAAAAattataatgagactttccaatactgttttggtgTGTTTGCAGAGTGCTTGGCTCTGGTAGTCTGGggaccacatcgcctcggcatattttcaatgttatcgaagggttctgataaATCTAATGTCGATTGGTTCAtttcattccaaactgatgaaccgtcacaggcacttgtctcaaaaaaaattattcttatataccttaatataacacaaggtacaaTTACTTAACTAAATTTTTGATTATGACACCCAGTCCCAAAttccctttattttttttatttcatggttgtcaaacctacttaaacttatatgccgtaaatctaaattgatttatctacacaatggtataTGACACGACTATCATTGTTGTCGGGATCATTAGTAGCAGGCCTCAGAAGTCGGTCAATGGGATGTTTTTTTGCATTCGTCTCAATTTTTGGCAACACCCAGTTCGCATGTAATTTTATACAGGTTTCTCATTGGTCAATCGTCTGGCTAAAAATAATTGTGGGaaattttggtcaatttataactCTACATTAGTGTCGTTGTGTACACGTGTGTTTCATAACAAACTTATTTGGGTTTGTTTCACATAATCTGTAAAGAATTTACAATAAAGGTAATAATTCATAGTCAGAGGGAAGCtgacagtttttattttaataattttttataataattcaatGACTGCGGGCTGGGTGTTGCCAAAAATTGAGACGAATGCAAAAAACGTCCCGTTGACCGACTTCTGAGGCCTGCTACTAATGATCCCGACAACAATGATAGTCGTGTCAtataccattgtgtagataaatcaatttagatttacggcatattaagtttaagtaggtttgacaacagagaaataaaaaaaatagcggGAATTTGGGACTGGGTGTCATTATTCAAAAAattagttaagtaccttgtgttatattaaggtatataggatttgtttttgagacaagtgccttaaggtatataggatttgtttttgagacaagtgccttaaggtatataggatttgtttttgagacaagtgcctgtgtgaaCCGtgcactgtaaaatgtgctccaaaactaaatgtcttagactgagtattacaaattcatatcttgtaaaagatacaagttactgtccgattttgccatcatctccaataaaacttttattttgaaaccatatgccgttatttaatgacatttcaTCTATtcaaaaagtgacaacataggtgtttcctttaacattcaatttataaattttgattttgccattttttttttgcattccgAATCGATGTGCATGCAACTGTgtgttagcgtatagggagctatGCGCCTGTTTATATAACACAGGTACTTAACTCGCAATATAGAAAAATGTCAGGCGGTGACTTAATTCCGTTATATGTCGATTTCTCGGCTGTCAACCACCCTAAAACTTGTTATTTCGTAAATCTCAACAAAAGTAGGAGCGAAGATAAATTTAGAGTACAGACCCTTgtgttataaaaatgtatataggattttttttctgagatgAGTGCCTGTGCTCAGTCAGCTACCGTCTCAAATACATTTAATATGTTATGGTCGGTGTTACAAGTCTCAATTCAAGCACACCAATCTGGCAATCAAGTAAAAGATAAAGAGGATATACACTATGATTGTGatttcatttacatatatatatcattgtgtgatgtgttttcgtacaaataacaatttttactGCTTACTGTTTTCACTGTTGATTTTTTATTCAGGAGTTTACTCAAATTTAAAAGCAtgtcctgtagattgattttaggtacagtatctactttttttttgtcaaggCTTACTGCAATTTTTTACTGTTTTCTATTACTTTgtgctgggaacagtatatctaaggGGAGATGAATCTGATAGGCTTTTCGGTATAAAATTGATGAAATCTCGTACTCCCCAAGACTTCTGAGATTTATAGATTTTGGTAGGTCTGACTGAAAAAATATCAGAACTGCTCAACAAATTAACCACATAACTctaatcataaataaatacaagttttatcataaagtaaatatattttgtcatataaaattaccaaaataagTTCGATTTATTTGATGTAAAGTGATTTATTATTGTTTGGAAATTTGAGAATCATCGTGGCAATTGccgccatttttttattatccatATAATCCTTTTTACATTCTGTATCATTCTTTGATGAAATGAATGCAACTTTAACAATTTTAAGTGACATAATACAAGATTTATACTCTTGCATCACTATAAAATTAGtttgaatgacattttattgatattatcaGAAATTATCAGGATAATAGCGAAAATGTATTTTACACATGTCTGTTTCCGTATCGAATCTTTATTACCTATGACCCGACGATAAAATCGACTACAATTAGTTAGTGTCAAGTCccgtcaatatatatgttcctgctttgtgtgatttttgtatgtaaaaaaaaaaccggtgtcatattttttatatgaaataaaaatcagtacACGGCTAGGTGATGACTAAAATCTGGAAATTAGTATTTTCTTAAGTCGTGGTTCTGGTACGGTGATtgcttgaatcataaaaaaatttatttaaaacttttcagAACTTAAAAGTCAATAGTTTTTGGTTGGTGTTTCATGTGATGAAATTgttagattttgattaatttcagaTTAGCACTTAgtttgtacaaaatacattatttatttttttagataaaatgcatttttcaaaatttatggttaaatattaaaagttaagactgttttcatcttcatTTATCAAGGATGAATAAAAAgaattgtcaataaaatattgaaatttaaatgaatattaaGAACCATGATAACTTTAACTGGCTGGTTTgtgataaaaatgacaaaaaaaaacatgatagtCACATGTCTTGAAGATCCGATGTCAGACAGGCAGACGATATGGGTATAATATACTTCTTGTAACCCCTTAGAGTATTTCTTAacaactattctagtgatgcgtatttttgacattaaataaaaatggctgaACAAGCAAGTTTCATTTATATTAGTTCTTACGGTCATAAATTTTTGAAATCAAGCATATAATATTTCACTATTTTTATTTGATCCACCCCCtgtaaacaaaagtttaaaatgtaATCCACCCTCTATTAACAAATGATTAAACATTAATATGCCAAAATTTAAACATGCAAAACAGTTAACCATGTCATTTCATGGAAATATTGCAAATATAAAATAGTCTTTTCTAATTTCCTATTTTGGGCTATTTAAGAAAAACATGTTCCTAAGTAAGACCCAAAAGGAtcttttaatgaaaacaaaacggCACATTTGTAGTGTTCGTCACCTCAGAATCATCTGTTAAGACTTTTGTATCAAAATTCAACTGTTTGTTTGCAGATTAGatgaatattttatcaataattggAGAATTTATTGCTCTACAGTATTTTCTTTCATGATGCGGCTTGCCGTGGCCatgattagattttttttcaaaaatttcacaAATCGctgtaaattttaatttataattaatttctCCCAACATGCTCGAACTATTAAGCTGATTATAACAAAATGTGAATGAAATAACAACTGTTTTATTAGTGTTATGCAgcaccaatataaaaaagaagatgtggtatgatttccaataagacaactctccactaatgaccaaaatgacacagaaattgacaactttaggtcactgcacgtccttcaacaatgagcaaagcccatacagggaagtcagctataaaagccccggAAATAAcactaaaacaattcaaatgagaaaactaatttTATGTATGCATTTTATATCgtacaaaatgacacaaaatggCAGCTTCCTACATCATCTAAGTCATGTAATGTCTTACTTAATTGTCATGATATGAATGGTGGTAAAATTTATTCggcaaaaatataatttcattatttgACTGTTGTAATTATCAGTTCTTCTTGACATATATATGGTATTTTGAAGTATGCAAACTACTCATTTCCATGTGCGAAAAATATTGATTCCCCActtttaatctataaaaaaagatTGAACCACACTTTAccacacacagaaaaaaacttgTATATTGaccacaaaatgacaaatttcaGATATTAATTGTATGTTCTTATTTGTCATTATCCAGATTGATCAAAAGGTTATCCTTCTGAAATTGTTTCATGTTAAAAaactataataataaaaatgttattaagaTATTTAAGCATAATTTCATTGTATATAGAGcatgtaaaaaacatttatttcaaagagatagtttttaatgaccttgactacCCATGAGGGTCTTAACATCATTTTTGGAATATACAAATGgatgtacaaagggagataattcaatccCTGCTATCAactttttataaatgtttcaatgtttcaagGAGTTTCAGCAGCATTTTGCCACAaaattattgctttaaatttCATTATCACAAAATTagatttaacatatatttttgagTAGAGAAATATTGTTTCTCATCTGAAACAAatttatacaatgtataagaatcctgtggttaattttatttttctgtattcATATTCCTGCCAACTTTTTAAAATCCCCATAGCAGAACTGCAAGTGTGCCTCTCATATTGTCATAAGTGTTTATAACCTACTTCTTTATAGGTTGAATGAGTTTGTATATGCTTAAATACCCTTATTACTCATTTGATCTGTGTTGTTGGGTTCAGTTGAGTTCatatacattataataaaaatgtttgGTCCTAGTTCATGATATTAAAATACATTCTGAAAAGACCATAGCCATCAATATATATGTGCTGGAAGGTCCTAGGTACAGCAGTGGAAATGACTTTTACTTTCTGCACTtccttgaaaaatattttatgatagaCTTACTCTACACAACCAAAGTGTGACTGTCCGCTAAATTGTTGAATGAAGAGTAAAACTTTATGAGTAATTTTCACAAACCTGAACAGTCTTTTTTGTAATGGGCACATGCTAGTAGCCATATTGAATTGAACAATAGTCTGCCTTCCAGTTACTTGTTATAACAGACAATAATTAATTCTTTGAATATTTCAGAGTTGAATACCATGGCCAGTGAAGGTTCAGAAAACTCTATGGATTCGTCTGAAGTGGAAGATAGTATCCAAGATTCTGAAAATTCTGAAACAGATTTTAATAACAGTAGTGATCAGAGCATGGAGCAGGATGATTTGTCATCTAGAGATAAAAAGGAAGAAGAATCTGCTAATCAGATGAAATTAGACACAATATTTGGGTGTGTATATTCCGACAAAAAAAAAGGACCCCTTGAAATTTATAAACTTTTGCCTGGATCACTTTATGAAAAGTATGAATTagttaagaaaatcatgaatgcCTGCAGTGAATTTGGACCAATCTTtgacacattttgtttttcacTTCCAAGACCATATGAAAAAGAGAACAGTTTCAAAGGAGTTGTACAAAACATGAAAAAGCTTCATAAAAAGTGCCAAGAGGGATCAGTGGAATTTCCTTCAATAGATTTGTCAGAATTCCCATCTGAATTCTCAAAACAACAAGCCAACAAATTACTTGAGAAGataagaaaaaaacttaaaatggAACCTCTGAAAGAAAAAGATGAACCACCAGTTGTATTGTATACTAAACTGGTACCTGGTGGAGAAATTATAAAAgtaacaaagaaaagaaaacttgGCACAAACGAAAAAGATACCACCACTGAATTGAAACCTGACTTCTGTAATGAGAGTAAGAaagaaaaatcatcaaagataagAAAACATAACGATGATCAACATGGAGATTTTGAAACTAATGATCATGATAACTACGATTCCGATATGGACGATTTTGATGATGAAGAGGCTTTCAGTGATCAGAATGAGGAGCAGATTGTTAACACTATACTTGACAACAGTTTTCCTCACAGTATACTACATCTGCTGTCCGATGGTAAAACAGATATCTTGCCATTGTGGTGCGGTCAGATTCAGCTAAGAGTAAATCCTATTGATAAATCATTGTCCTTTTTAATGATTGACTATGAACCATCGTACCCTGATAAAATAAGAgatgaaatttttaaagaaatttcctCGCCAGAAGTTTGTGAAGCAATTGCCAAAGaagtagaaaaatatgaatgctGCAGACAGCTAAGGATGGATATTCCGcttgaaaatttggaagaattGTTTGTTGtcaatcaaagttcaaatgaggttttgatattttcaaaactgGTTCCCTCGGTCAAGTTTTATCAGAGGTTCATTCATGTCAGTACCAAGGATAGGAACAATTGGACAGAAAGACAGCCATTTTTGCCATTTGAGGGACAATCCTTTACTGATTGTTCAAGAGAGTATTTATTAGCTTTTGGAGGAGACTTCTCAGAGATGTCGGACATCTTGGCACAGATAAAGGCATGTAGACTTGATCAAAAGATTTGTATGAATCCTAAGAAAAATACCATGTCTGAGCTCCTGCAGGATGTCAGTGACAATCAAACTGGGAAAGACTATTCTTTTTCAAATGCTAAAAAGAAGACAGAAGACCGAAACATTGAGGTCAATTTTACACGTAGGAATAAGATACTAAATGTtctaaaaaaacacaacataatatCAAAGAAAATCTGTGATGATTTAAAGAAGACGATGAAAGTCATTCCCTTAAAGATACCCAGCGGAAAAGTGTACAATGGTCTGGATGATCTTGATCTTGATGATGTTTGTTTTAAGGATTACCTAAAccatgtttgtataaatgttcgTGAACTTGAACAACATTTGACCAAAAAATTACGCGCAGGAGATTACGCTCATGAAATGGAGAGCCTGAATTTGATGTATCCAGACAAATATGATTTTGACGATATGACTGTAGCTGAATTTTTATCAGCTGAAAAGGATGATTTAAATGGAtggaaagaaatattttattcctTTTGTAGATCTGGACCAGAACAAGATAGCTGTACATGGCACTGTGACGTGTGCAAGAGTTGTGAACCTTGGAGAACTTGGCACTGCCCAAAGTGTGATAAATGTACATATGGAAAAGAAAATCCAATTTGTGAATTTTGCGGCTACAAGGATTACAGTAGTGACTTTGAATTGATGGATTTAAGAAATAAGAGACACAAGAACCAACAATTCATCATCCAACCATATACATATTATTGGGAAGGGATGTTTAGTGAAGGAAACACCAGTACAGTTAAAAGAGATTGGAATATTAAATTGTCTTTGACTGATATACCAGATTGGACAAATGAGATAAAAGTTGATGGTAAAACTACATGTACAAGAAACTTCATCCTGAAGGATTATCTTAATCATGATGACCTTGGGATGGTTAACCTATGGAGATTAGCATATCGCTTGCAAGGTAGTGGACCAAGAAGGCATATTGGTCTTTTTTTCTCTCAGCGTTTTAGATGTGAAATTAGAAGTAATTTTCGGCTGTAGTAATGAAACGTAGTTAAAAGGCGTAGAAAGTGCATGGGGATGCAAAAAGTACAATTACCATtgaatttgtttcatatttgtttttaaagtattTCCAAACAGAatgtttttacattatttttatttttagtgtcTTTACCGGGTATATACATCATAAGAAATCTAGAAAAAGGAAAAGGTTTAGCacttaaacatattttctttctACATGTATAAGGAAGGTTATATGTTTGATACACCATATGTTTTTGGTACATTTGTTTTTCCTTGGAGCATATGGAATAAAGAAATAAGtttcttttgttttgataaaattataaacatatcTGTAGCTTCAGTTGATATAAGAAAACACGTATATGTCAGTAATGgtacttaaaaattaaaaatgaataagaaaggCAAAAGAATGCAAGAAAGAAAAAATGTACATTGTTAATTGTCACGAAAAAATAACtgagaaaacatgaaattagttTTCGTATTTCTGAGACAAATGTTGCAGTACTTATGCAGCTAAGGAATCATCTAGCAGTATAAGGTTTTGTAAGAAAATTTTCTCTATTAAATATCCTCCAAAAATTTACCCCTGTTTTCTCTAATAttcatttttaagggcattattctttaatcatttaacagCCATCCAAACCCTCATTTGGAATGACATTTCCATCAGTTGTCCTTGTCTAATTtgccatattttcataaaaatttgaaatgacCACATGAAAAACTGCTTCCATTTTCTTCAATTGATCTGTCTTATTTTGTCGTAACAAACTACACATGTGTATGAAATGAGAAccatacatttcattttatttgtgaaatatatttgaatataatttttcttttaaatgtcattttatttgtgaaatatatatgtatttaatttttcttttaaatgtcattttatttgtgaaatatatatgtatttaattgtccttttaaatgtcattttatttgtgaaatatatatgtataaaatttttcttttaaatgtcattttatttgtgaaatatatatatgtatacacatgtataactttactttttaaaaatattagtaACTAGCATGACCCTGCATTTGTTTTTgaccaaatattaaaaacagGTACATCATTACATGTAGATGTAGTGTAAATACACATTTATTACAGGCTATTTGGCACTGAAGATACATAAGGTGTTAACTGTAACTAAGTTAAAAATCTCTCTTACCAGGTGACATTGGTGATGGTTAATGTATGTGTGACATGTTTGTGACATTGGTGATTTTAAATGTGTTGGAGACATTGGATTGTTGATGTGTTTGTGACATTGTTGATTGTTGATGTGTTTGTGACATTGGCGATTGTTAACATGTTTGTGACATTGCTGATTGTTAATGTGTTTGTGACATTGGTGATTGTTAATGTGTTTGCTACATTGGTGATTGTTGATGTGTTTGTGACATTGGTAATGGTTAATGTGTTTGTGACATTGGTGATTGTTGATGTGTTTGTGACATTGGTGATTATTAATGTTTGTGACATTGGTGATTGTTAATGTGTTTGTGACATTGGTGATTGTTAATATGTTTGTGACATTGGTGATTGTTAATGTGTTTGTGACATTGGTgatcataaacatgtttgtgacattGGTGATTGTTAACATGTGTGTGACATTGGTGATTGTTAATGTGTTTGTGACATTGGTGATTGTTAATGTGTTTGTGACATTGGTGATTGTTAATGTGTTTGTGACATTTGTGATTGTTAATGTGTTTGTGACATTGGTGATTGTTAATGTGTTTGTGACATTGGGGATTTACAGTCAGTAGATTTGAATATGTGCCAAGGAATAATTATTCCAATAGATTTATCTTAAAATCTTCTTACATgcgaaaaaaaactttttataagaaATCCATAAACTTTAGTTGAAATGTTGAATTGCAACATAACTGAACTTTCCTTATAACATGATGAACTAATTTAATTAGGAtgtcattattttcatttctaaacaaaacttttcaaaaacaatatcttcaaaaaacatattttgataattcCTGGCCCATGGGTAAAACAACAAAGACCTTTATGGGTTTTGAGGCTACTAGGTGAAAGGTAAAAGTTACAACATAGCTGGAAAATTACCCTTGCAAAGAACAAGAAGGTATTGACTTTTAGGTTAGTGAATCAAAGGTAAAAATCACAATGATGATTACAGATTACTAaagtctatatacatgtacatgtatgattgtcaataactAAATGAATTCATCTTTAATTATTCCTGTAATGTATATCGAAATATCTTAGGAGTTGTGATAGTAGGTTGAGGGATATAACTTGAAA contains:
- the LOC139516092 gene encoding uncharacterized protein, encoding MASEGSENSMDSSEVEDSIQDSENSETDFNNSSDQSMEQDDLSSRDKKEEESANQMKLDTIFGCVYSDKKKGPLEIYKLLPGSLYEKYELVKKIMNACSEFGPIFDTFCFSLPRPYEKENSFKGVVQNMKKLHKKCQEGSVEFPSIDLSEFPSEFSKQQANKLLEKIRKKLKMEPLKEKDEPPVVLYTKLVPGGEIIKVTKKRKLGTNEKDTTTELKPDFCNESKKEKSSKIRKHNDDQHGDFETNDHDNYDSDMDDFDDEEAFSDQNEEQIVNTILDNSFPHSILHLLSDGKTDILPLWCGQIQLRVNPIDKSLSFLMIDYEPSYPDKIRDEIFKEISSPEVCEAIAKEVEKYECCRQLRMDIPLENLEELFVVNQSSNEVLIFSKLVPSVKFYQRFIHVSTKDRNNWTERQPFLPFEGQSFTDCSREYLLAFGGDFSEMSDILAQIKACRLDQKICMNPKKNTMSELLQDVSDNQTGKDYSFSNAKKKTEDRNIEVNFTRRNKILNVLKKHNIISKKICDDLKKTMKVIPLKIPSGKVYNGLDDLDLDDVCFKDYLNHVCINVRELEQHLTKKLRAGDYAHEMESLNLMYPDKYDFDDMTVAEFLSAEKDDLNGWKEIFYSFCRSGPEQDSCTWHCDVCKSCEPWRTWHCPKCDKCTYGKENPICEFCGYKDYSSDFELMDLRNKRHKNQQFIIQPYTYYWEGMFSEGNTSTVKRDWNIKLSLTDIPDWTNEIKVDGKTTCTRNFILKDYLNHDDLGMVNLWRLAYRLQGSGPRRHIGLFFSQRFRCEIRSNFRL